Proteins encoded together in one candidate division WOR-3 bacterium window:
- a CDS encoding FG-GAP-like repeat-containing protein, protein MIPAQTVTQNRTAPFQRFRFQPPGRDLVRIEKLQQGGVDTVRVLCIRVEFVEDTTPLTTGNGKFDTLGFLSPDSGLFYDPPHFKLYFERLMEGLRNYYLAQSQGRLYIDFRVVPDGEKDAYQLPREMMFYGDTVSYEGIEFGLVRLMHDAFKIADEDPTITFSDYDEFIIFHAGSGLQSDYATDGKWDSPYDLLAGEIPPGAIEAYLGVPYILVDSGRTRIEQATVLPEMMRQDTLTERGETNLAGMVGLAGTLAHEFAHLLGAYDLYDVTGVTMGVGAWSLMGYGGWLGDYGAGAPPGVIPGFLDAYNRVKLGLVNPTIVQTPVESLLVYAAAIDTGLFRLRPETIFPVVVKVPINEHEYFLIENRQTDVRKPDTIIVDVEDGVLISVESNEYDFFQPGSGVLIWHIDEQILADYGPYNAVNIFPEHKGVDLEEGDGVQDFDVPYWQTYNYQYETYGYKFDAFSKQGYNDRFTAQTNPNSDGYTGKTFIAIELLGQRDTVDRLKDTVIPVRINWELYQPGFPVNQNRGARFFSSFTADIDGNGVMEIITADSAGLISVWEPDGRGYRFPNGSFVNIGTTISADVAVGDVAPSPGLEIVVVAQDGRVRIYGANGQSIATMRTLDRITAAPVLADIDGDGLKDIIVGSTDMKLYAWNYQGMALPGFPLNVGSEIRAPVAVIDTVQPKIVLLTGDHRLFLINPDGSIVPNFPVVLGPSSFYAVSQPIVADFDRDSVMEIAVIAGGEHDYKLYILEQDGRVVFQSQIQIQHPFIGQPAAADINNDGYLDIVAASRHKIYAFNPNGTLVTNYPFVQESTYTVQELAGNWIITYDVPFNYTSSPVIADLNNDGVLDLIVGSPQYGILGYDGSTGKLLPFFPLQTTAPVSAVPLVADIDNDGVIEIVVGSDQGVFYAYKIPHSADKAVWSCANYEPCHTGFVPLSHLTGFPPTSENPVQSFYVYPNPAGDRVTIRYRLGSNPNKVWLMLLDMRGNPVIDEFEGQVVHLLDNEIPVDLRNIPPGLYVVRLRIDNGNRDIIRFAKLAVVR, encoded by the coding sequence TTGATACCTGCGCAAACGGTAACGCAGAACAGAACAGCGCCATTTCAGCGTTTTCGCTTTCAGCCCCCGGGCAGGGATTTGGTGCGGATTGAGAAACTACAACAGGGTGGTGTCGATACCGTACGGGTCCTCTGTATACGGGTGGAATTTGTCGAAGATACCACGCCATTAACCACCGGTAACGGCAAGTTTGACACGCTGGGTTTTCTTTCCCCGGACTCCGGACTTTTTTACGACCCGCCTCATTTCAAACTTTATTTTGAACGGTTGATGGAAGGGCTGCGCAACTACTACCTTGCCCAGTCGCAAGGACGCCTTTACATCGACTTTCGGGTGGTGCCTGATGGAGAAAAAGATGCCTATCAGTTACCAAGAGAGATGATGTTTTACGGCGACACAGTTTCTTACGAAGGAATTGAGTTCGGGCTGGTGCGGCTGATGCACGATGCATTCAAAATTGCCGATGAAGACCCGACAATAACATTTAGCGACTATGACGAGTTCATTATTTTTCATGCCGGCAGTGGATTACAGTCAGATTATGCCACGGACGGGAAATGGGACAGTCCTTATGACCTGCTTGCCGGAGAAATTCCCCCGGGTGCGATTGAAGCGTATCTTGGGGTTCCATACATCCTTGTTGATTCAGGGAGAACGCGTATTGAACAGGCAACAGTTCTACCAGAAATGATGCGGCAGGATACCCTTACCGAAAGGGGAGAAACTAACCTCGCGGGAATGGTGGGATTGGCAGGAACACTGGCGCACGAGTTTGCCCATCTTCTTGGCGCCTATGACCTCTACGATGTTACGGGAGTAACAATGGGGGTTGGGGCGTGGAGTTTGATGGGCTATGGTGGCTGGTTAGGAGATTATGGCGCAGGTGCGCCGCCCGGTGTGATACCCGGTTTTCTTGATGCTTACAATCGGGTCAAATTGGGATTGGTTAACCCAACGATAGTTCAAACCCCAGTCGAGTCGCTCCTGGTATATGCGGCAGCGATTGATACCGGACTTTTCCGACTGCGACCGGAAACTATTTTTCCTGTGGTGGTGAAGGTGCCGATTAATGAGCACGAGTATTTTCTCATTGAAAACCGGCAAACCGATGTGCGAAAACCGGACACCATTATTGTTGATGTCGAAGACGGCGTACTGATTTCTGTTGAGTCGAACGAATACGACTTTTTCCAGCCCGGGTCGGGTGTTTTAATCTGGCACATTGATGAGCAGATTCTCGCTGATTATGGGCCGTACAATGCGGTCAATATCTTTCCGGAACACAAAGGGGTTGACCTTGAAGAGGGAGATGGGGTTCAGGACTTTGATGTTCCATATTGGCAGACTTACAATTACCAGTACGAAACATACGGATATAAATTCGACGCCTTTTCTAAACAGGGGTATAACGACCGTTTTACCGCCCAGACCAACCCTAATAGTGATGGATATACCGGTAAAACATTCATCGCGATTGAACTGTTAGGGCAGCGAGATACTGTTGACCGCTTGAAAGACACGGTGATTCCCGTGCGGATTAACTGGGAGTTATATCAACCAGGATTTCCGGTTAATCAGAATCGCGGGGCACGATTTTTCTCCTCATTTACGGCTGATATCGATGGTAATGGCGTTATGGAGATTATCACCGCCGATAGTGCCGGGTTGATAAGCGTCTGGGAACCCGATGGCAGAGGTTATCGCTTCCCCAACGGCAGTTTTGTCAACATCGGAACAACTATTAGTGCCGATGTTGCGGTTGGTGATGTTGCGCCGAGTCCCGGGCTTGAGATTGTGGTCGTTGCTCAAGATGGCAGAGTGCGAATTTATGGGGCTAACGGTCAATCAATCGCAACGATGCGAACATTAGACCGGATAACTGCAGCCCCGGTGCTCGCTGACATTGATGGGGATGGCTTAAAGGATATCATTGTCGGCTCAACCGATATGAAACTTTATGCGTGGAACTACCAGGGCATGGCATTACCCGGGTTCCCCTTGAATGTCGGTTCGGAAATAAGGGCACCGGTTGCGGTTATTGATACCGTTCAGCCGAAAATAGTTCTACTTACTGGAGACCACCGGCTTTTTCTAATCAACCCTGATGGTTCAATCGTGCCCAATTTCCCGGTAGTTTTGGGACCTTCGTCGTTTTATGCGGTAAGTCAGCCAATCGTTGCCGATTTTGACCGGGACAGTGTTATGGAGATTGCGGTCATCGCCGGCGGAGAACATGATTATAAACTTTACATATTGGAACAGGACGGCAGAGTTGTCTTCCAGTCTCAAATTCAAATTCAACACCCATTTATCGGGCAACCGGCAGCGGCGGATATAAACAATGATGGCTATTTGGATATCGTTGCCGCTTCCCGCCACAAAATCTATGCCTTCAACCCCAACGGTACTCTGGTCACAAATTACCCTTTTGTTCAGGAGTCAACCTATACCGTTCAGGAACTGGCAGGCAACTGGATAATCACTTACGATGTACCATTTAATTATACTTCATCACCGGTAATTGCTGACCTGAATAACGATGGGGTCTTAGATTTGATTGTTGGCTCACCCCAGTACGGAATTTTGGGTTATGATGGCAGCACCGGCAAACTATTGCCGTTTTTCCCTTTACAGACGACCGCACCGGTCAGTGCAGTTCCACTGGTTGCTGATATTGACAACGACGGTGTAATAGAAATCGTTGTCGGTTCGGACCAGGGTGTCTTCTATGCGTACAAAATTCCTCATTCTGCTGATAAGGCTGTTTGGTCCTGCGCCAATTATGAGCCCTGCCACACTGGATTTGTTCCCCTTTCCCATTTGACCGGTTTCCCGCCAACTTCAGAAAATCCGGTTCAATCTTTTTATGTCTATCCCAATCCTGCAGGAGACAGGGTGACGATTCGGTATCGACTTGGTTCTAATCCCAACAAAGTGTGGTTGATGCTGCTTGATATGAGGGGAAACCCGGTCATTGACGAGTTTGAAGGTCAGGTGGTCCATTTGCTGGACAATGAAATTCCCGTTGATTTGAGAAACATACCTCCCGGGCTTTATGTTGTTCGGTTGCGGATTGATAATGGCAATCGTGACATCATTCGCTTTGCCAAACTGGCGGTTGTACGATGA
- a CDS encoding T9SS type A sorting domain-containing protein, protein MSLITFLLGLLLTAERTHNLLPPERILQERTTLNPRPLPAIYSRPGKGGNRRSYYGKELVDSVIKSDFVCNDDSIGGCKHIVPDVAIGANGKFIVTWCDFRDGDADVWFQRFNVAGQRIGVNERINTDVTLGWQGDPAVTTGPDGGWTFSWEDRREIGNSDVFAQRFESTGNRLGDNFRVSDSGVSGDQSVSAIHTVPDGTTIITWDDRRYGLTGDIFAQLYNPDGSKRGSNFRVNDDPIGLGNQYEPDVSGDDSNRFVVVWMDGRRGNWDIFLQRFDADGNRLGNNVLVTPDDSIQWTPQVACAPAGWFVVTWDDRRGMNWDVYAQIYSATAAPIGTNFQVNTDAGGTDQYGNACAVNNFGEFIVVWTDKRNGNEDIYAQRFDTSGSRIGIEFKVNDDIGSAAQNSPAVVAAQDGGYWIFWSDARNGNFDIYGQYVARDGVPRGANFRVNDDYASSHQRCSSIGMERKGNIVIAWEDERGVSCDIYRTVLDSSGNELTSNLRVNDDAGGAAQYYPSVAGGNQKFIVAWFDNRVDGDIYAQFLDFSGQKLGGNFRVNSDVGNNFQWYPYCAMDSSNRAVVVWMDYRDRQYRIYARRYDESGNPVGEEFPIADTVAEGAYASVAMNSNGYWVVSWMDNRDGDYNIYCQLFRNDGSKIGKNIRVNTDPGRVYQGYPSCAIAEDRTIAIAWEDTRNGDYDVYLQWLDSLGNLLEDNERVNDDPGGNDCYSPSCAFDQLGRLVVLFNDEREVTGNPQIYCQRFRADRTRIGTNAKVNEPNYFPKNTHWTVGQSVAANSSIIAWTWTDNRRHLGWDIYAKLTDWNVIGLEEKCSNNQVLNASRIYLPSIIANQKQFTIELPSNVEVQIYDAAGRQYECSRTVTGQVPLDFNKFNPGVYFLMLRQEKEAAVRKLIVQ, encoded by the coding sequence ATGAGCCTGATCACTTTTTTGCTCGGTTTGCTGCTTACGGCGGAAAGAACTCATAATTTGTTACCGCCCGAGCGAATTTTACAGGAACGCACGACCTTGAATCCCCGGCCGCTACCAGCGATTTATTCGCGGCCTGGTAAAGGCGGTAATCGCAGAAGTTATTATGGTAAAGAGCTGGTAGATAGTGTTATCAAGAGCGACTTTGTCTGTAATGACGATTCTATCGGGGGATGTAAACACATCGTTCCTGATGTGGCTATTGGCGCTAATGGAAAGTTTATCGTCACCTGGTGCGATTTTCGGGATGGCGATGCCGATGTCTGGTTCCAGCGATTTAATGTTGCCGGGCAGCGCATCGGGGTTAATGAACGGATAAACACCGATGTAACTTTAGGATGGCAGGGTGACCCGGCGGTTACAACCGGACCAGACGGTGGCTGGACATTTTCCTGGGAAGACCGAAGGGAGATTGGGAATTCCGATGTTTTTGCGCAACGCTTTGAGTCTACCGGTAATCGTCTTGGTGACAACTTTCGGGTAAGTGACTCCGGTGTTTCCGGTGACCAGAGTGTTTCGGCAATTCATACTGTGCCTGATGGCACAACAATCATCACCTGGGACGACCGCCGTTACGGTTTAACTGGAGACATATTTGCGCAACTTTACAATCCTGATGGTTCAAAGCGCGGTTCCAATTTTCGGGTCAATGACGACCCGATTGGTTTGGGAAACCAGTATGAACCTGATGTTAGTGGAGACGACTCTAATAGATTTGTTGTTGTTTGGATGGATGGCCGAAGAGGAAACTGGGACATCTTTTTACAAAGGTTTGACGCGGACGGTAATCGGTTGGGTAACAATGTTCTGGTTACTCCCGATGACAGCATTCAATGGACGCCCCAGGTCGCCTGTGCTCCAGCGGGCTGGTTTGTTGTAACCTGGGACGACCGGCGCGGAATGAACTGGGATGTTTATGCCCAGATTTACAGCGCTACGGCAGCGCCAATCGGTACCAATTTTCAGGTTAATACCGATGCCGGAGGTACCGACCAGTACGGCAATGCCTGTGCGGTAAATAACTTTGGAGAGTTTATCGTCGTCTGGACCGATAAAAGAAATGGTAATGAAGATATCTATGCCCAGAGGTTTGACACCAGTGGCAGCAGGATAGGTATTGAATTCAAAGTGAACGACGATATTGGTTCGGCAGCGCAAAATTCGCCCGCAGTTGTCGCTGCGCAAGATGGTGGATACTGGATATTCTGGAGTGACGCACGGAACGGGAATTTTGACATCTACGGACAATATGTAGCGCGCGACGGTGTGCCGCGCGGTGCAAACTTCCGGGTTAATGATGATTATGCCAGTTCTCACCAGCGGTGTTCTTCAATTGGAATGGAACGAAAGGGAAACATCGTTATCGCCTGGGAGGATGAGAGGGGAGTTTCCTGCGATATATATCGGACGGTGCTCGATTCGTCCGGGAACGAACTTACTTCCAATCTTCGGGTGAATGATGATGCCGGTGGCGCCGCCCAGTATTATCCAAGTGTTGCCGGTGGCAATCAGAAGTTTATTGTCGCCTGGTTTGACAATCGGGTTGATGGTGACATTTACGCTCAGTTTCTTGACTTTTCTGGACAAAAACTGGGCGGTAACTTTCGTGTCAATTCCGATGTCGGCAACAATTTTCAATGGTATCCGTATTGTGCGATGGATTCGTCCAATCGTGCCGTGGTTGTCTGGATGGACTATCGGGACCGACAATACCGGATTTACGCCCGTCGCTATGACGAATCGGGCAATCCAGTTGGTGAAGAGTTTCCCATCGCCGATACCGTGGCAGAAGGTGCCTATGCGAGCGTTGCGATGAATTCAAACGGCTACTGGGTTGTGTCCTGGATGGACAACCGCGACGGGGATTACAATATTTATTGTCAGTTGTTCCGAAACGATGGTTCAAAAATCGGCAAGAATATCAGGGTCAACACCGATCCCGGTAGGGTGTATCAGGGATATCCTTCCTGTGCGATTGCTGAAGACCGCACCATTGCCATCGCCTGGGAAGACACAAGAAATGGCGATTACGATGTTTATCTTCAGTGGCTGGATTCGCTGGGCAATTTGCTGGAGGACAACGAGCGGGTAAATGATGACCCTGGTGGTAACGACTGCTATTCACCAAGTTGTGCATTTGACCAATTGGGACGGTTGGTTGTTTTATTTAATGACGAAAGGGAAGTTACCGGCAATCCCCAGATTTACTGCCAACGTTTTCGTGCCGATAGAACCCGCATCGGCACCAACGCCAAGGTAAATGAACCTAACTATTTTCCGAAAAACACCCATTGGACTGTAGGGCAGAGCGTTGCCGCTAATAGTTCTATTATTGCCTGGACCTGGACCGACAATCGTCGTCATCTGGGCTGGGACATTTATGCCAAATTGACCGATTGGAATGTGATTGGACTTGAGGAGAAATGCTCGAACAATCAGGTACTTAATGCATCAAGGATTTACTTGCCTTCCATCATCGCCAATCAGAAACAGTTCACAATTGAACTTCCCAGTAATGTAGAAGTCCAGATTTATGACGCTGCCGGCCGCCAGTACGAATGTAGCAGAACAGTTACCGGTCAGGTGCCGTTGGACTTTAATAAGTTCAACCCCGGTGTGTACTTTTTGATGCTCAGGCAGGAAAAGGAAGCGGCGGTTAGAAAGTTAATCGTTCAGTAG
- the tadA gene encoding tRNA adenosine(34) deaminase TadA codes for MRIFEEDERWMRVALAEAQLGLKEGEVPVGCVVVKDGVIIGRGHNRVETLKDPTAHAEVLALTSAANTIGNWRLTGATVYITLEPCLMCTGALILARPKRVVFGARDEKFGCLGSQYDIARDNRFNHRLDVTEGVLASETAHLLKTFFKKRREGKRALK; via the coding sequence ATGCGGATTTTTGAAGAAGACGAAAGGTGGATGCGAGTCGCCCTTGCCGAGGCACAACTTGGTCTGAAGGAAGGGGAGGTGCCGGTCGGTTGTGTGGTTGTGAAAGATGGCGTCATTATCGGGCGGGGACACAACCGAGTGGAAACCCTTAAAGACCCAACCGCGCATGCTGAAGTTCTGGCTCTAACCTCAGCGGCTAACACGATAGGTAATTGGCGATTAACCGGAGCAACAGTTTACATAACCCTTGAACCGTGTTTGATGTGTACCGGGGCATTGATTCTGGCACGACCAAAAAGAGTTGTTTTCGGAGCCCGGGACGAGAAGTTTGGCTGTCTTGGTTCACAATACGATATCGCCCGGGACAACAGGTTTAACCATCGCCTTGATGTTACCGAGGGAGTTCTGGCAAGTGAAACGGCACACCTTTTGAAAACATTTTTTAAGAAAAGGCGCGAGGGGAAAAGAGCCTTAAAGTAA